The sequence below is a genomic window from Chondrinema litorale.
GCACTTCCTCTCCACTCAATAGCTTTAGTATCGTTTAATGATCGGGTAATCATTATAATTTCATTCGTAATCATAAAACAGGAAAGTAATCCTATTCCAAACTGACCTATAAAATCTTGTCTTCTTTTTGAGAGCTCATCTCTTTTAGAACTTGAGCCAATACTTGATAGAAAATCATGAACTTCGCTCTCGGATAGACCTATACCATTATCTTCAAAAATCAATTGGGGGGGAATTACACCATCACTTTCAATTATTTCTATTTGAACTTCTGGTGAAAAATCTTGCTCTTGTCTTTTTCTTGCACTTATAGCATCAGTTGCATTTTGTAGCAACTCACGAATAAAAACCTTTTCTTCACTATATAAATGATTAGAAAGTATATCAATTATACCTTCCAGGTTAACCTGAAAATTAAAATGACTCATCCTTAAATTTAATAGTAATTGTTAACTAACAGCCTATATTTCTATATTCAATTTAGCAAGCAGTCTAAAAAATATTAATACTAATAGTTTAAATTAAGTATAAGATGGGGCTTTTGTTAGAAATGCTAATTTTTTTCTGAAAGAGGTCAAAAAAAAGAACCCAATCCGATACAGATTGAGCTCTATTGATTTAACAATTAAACCAAATAATCCTTAAAATATCCTACTTTAATGTCAATAAATTGAATACTCAATTTTGACTAATACAATAATAATAGATTAAAAAATTTCATTTTTTAGTATTCGATAAATACTATATGGGTATCGGTAAATAATACTGAAGATAAGATTAAGCTCAATGTTAATTTAATGTAAATAACTTAATTTCAATAAGTTAAGATTTTTTAGCTTATAAAAGGAATGAAAAAATGCGCTTATATAAAGAATAAAATATATAAGAAAACACTAGCTTAAAGTATAAATATTCTAATACTAAATAAAAATATTTAAGTAGATATTATGAGAATGCTTAGGAATATCCTTATAAAATAATAAAATTAAACTAAAATAAAAAGTATTTTATGTGAAAAATTCAATACAAGTGCATTATTAATTTGATACTAAAATTTGAATTAGCCATCATTTTTTTATGATTTTGTCAATAAACAAAAGATAAAATAACAATAATTAAAATCTTATAAATAAATACTTGAAATATTTGCAACATATAGCCATTCACTTTACATTTGTAACAATATTTCACTGTAGGGTGATGAAACTGGCAGCCATGCCCTCCTATCCCGGGGGTGAGGATTCAGGATAAATCCCGAAGAATTGATCATATTTATGTGTGACCAATTCCTCGTTGACTAACTACCTCGTGAAGGTTCGACTCCTTCCCCTACAGCTAAAAAGTTCTCTTTTTATTGTTATTTATTTCACTGTAGGGTGATGAAACTGGCAGCCATGCCCTCCTATCCCGGGGGTGAGGATTCAGGATAAACCCCGAAGAATTGATCATATTCATGTGTGACCAATTCCTCGTTGACTAACTACCTCGTGAAGGTTCGACTCCTTCCCCTACAGCTAAAAAGTTCTCTTTTTATTGTTATTTATTTCACTGTAGGGTGATGAAACTGGCAGCCATGCCCTCCTATCCCGAGGGTGAGGGTAACGGATAAATCATGAAAAGTTGTTCGTATATCATCCGTATGATCAACTTCTCAACTGACTAACTACCTCGTGAAGGTTCGACTCCTTCCCCTACAGCACAAAAAAAAGCTCTTCCTTTTAAAAAGAAAGAGCTTTTTTTATTTTCATCAATATTATTTTATTGGAGCTTCTTTTTCCAATATCTCATAAGACCTGCCACACTCATAAAAGCTGGATTTGCAGCTTCATATTTTTTTAGACCTTCTTCATCTATTCCAAAATCTGTTAATTGCTGGTTGGCAAACCTTTGAAAGTTAGGAGTTATATCTTCTATTTTTTCTCCATTTTCATAATGAGGCTTTATCCAGCTTGCCCAACTTAATAGCATCTCTTCTAATTCATTTAAATGCTTTATTTTATTTTCAACTTTTCCAAAATGAGTTAAATAGAGAGACTCAACATTTAAATCTTTAATTCTTTCTATAGAACTCTGCCAATCTTCTATATTAATATCAGGTGGTGGACAAGGAGGAACAACCATCCCATCATCTATTTTTACTCCTGCTACATCTCCAGTAAATAACACATTATCTAATTGCCAAGCTATATGGTGAATTGCATGACCTGGAGTATGATGAGCCGTAAATACTTTTTCGCCAATATTTATTTCTTGATAATCTTCAACTGATACTAAATTATCTTCTGAAATAGCTTTCATATCACTCCACAACCTGTCCATATCATCTTGATAAATTCTTCTTGCAGATTGTGTTAGTTTTTCAGGATTTGCCATATGTGGATATCCAATAGGATGCACATATACTTTAGCTCCTTTTTCAGCTAAAGCCCAAGCAGCACCTGCATGGTCGAAATGAATGTGAGTGAGTAGAACATGTTTTACGTCTTCAATTTGGTGACCAACTCGTTTTACTTCACTTACAAGATGCTTATAAGTTGAATACGGCCCACTTTCTACTAACACTAATCCATCTTTGGTTTCAATTAAAAAAGCTGCGATCGCATCATTTATATCCAAAAAACCGAGATCTAAAATATGTATCATTGGTTATTGATTATTTTTTGTTTAATGATTGATTATCTTCTTTTCAAAAATTCTTCTTTTAAGTTCTATACATGCGACTACCTGTCCATGATCAGACTGCCACTCTGGTACACATTCATCAGAAAGAGTTTCGTCAATTACATGGTCATTAAAAACTTTTACATACTCTATTCTACCAATACCTTTTGGGTTTTCCTGTACAAATTCCTGACTTACAAGAATATGATCTAATGCCTCATAATGTCCATTGTGAATATGAGTAAAGTAATAATCGTGGAAACTCATTCTAGCTTGTATGTCTTTTACATTATACAACAAACTATCCCATATTTCTCTTTTAACACTTTGCTTCTCATTTTTATGTGGAGGCTCACCAGATATAAGTTTAGTAGACACAGCAAGGTCATTATCGTTTAAGTCTCCTATTAATACTACAGGTTCGTCTTTGTTCATAAGATATGTGAGCATTAACTCTCTTAAAGCTGCTGCCTCAAAAGCTCTTCTTACCAAAGCTCTTACTTTTGCATGTGCTTTTTCCCTAGGATGAAATCGATCTTTACGATCAATATTTTCTGGATAATCTGGTCTTTTTGATTTTAGATGAGCAACAAAGCATTGAATTTCAACACCTTCTACAAGTTTAATTTTGCATCTTAAAACAGGTCTAGAAAATTTATCTATTGCTACATTTCCTTCATCAAAATGAATCACTGAAGGAAATGTAGAATACACTTGCGACTCTACAATTTCATATTTAGAAGCTAGAGCTACAAATGGTCTTTTATTAGGTTCTTGTTGAACTGTAGATGCTAAGTTATATTCAGCATATTGATTACTATATTTCAATAATTCTTCTAATGCTTCTTCATGAAAAACCTCTTGAAAACCGATAATATCAGCATTCATTTTTTCCAATTGATTACTAATCCATGAAAGCTTTTTTGAATAAGTAAACTGATCGTAACTTCTCCTCCTATAATACTCTACTCCAGGTAATGAGAGATTAAGTAAATTAAATGTACCTATATTTAGCTTAGGTGAAACCATCGCTTGCCTCTTAAATGTTCAACAGCAAGCTAAATAATTATATAATTAGAAGCAAAAAATTGATGTTTTTGGTAAATTAACTGAATTTGCAATTACTCTAATTTATATCGCTATAATTTAGAAAAAGAACTACCATATCTAATTTTCAAATTACAATCTATGGAAACCAATAAATATGAAATAACTCTTAACTCTGCTCAACAAGCTTATGTAAAAAAAGTAAGTAATCCATTTGCATTTAGACTTTGGACTTTAATGCAAGTTCCACTTGGATTTATAGCAGGTATGCAACTTACCAAATTAACTCCATACAAAGCTGAAAGCACCTTGCCATTTAAATGGCTAAACCAAAACCCTTTTAAATCTATTTATTTTGCGGCTCAAAGTATGGCGGCAGAATTATCTACTGCAGCATTGGCAATTACGGCTATTCAAGGCTATAAGCCCTCTGTTGCAACAATTATAGTAAATTTAGAAGCTGAGTTTATAAAAAAAGCTACAGGAAAAGTAACATTTACTTGTGAAGATGGAATGGCAATTTTTGAAGCTGTAAACCAATGTTTGGCTACAAAAGAAGCTACAAGTGTAAAAGTAAAAACTACCGGAAGAATGGCCGATGGAACCATTGTTTCAACTTTTTGGCTTACTTGGTCTTTTAAACAAAGAAGTAAATAAAAATATAGTGCTTTCTGCTTATATCCTCCAATAATCAGAAAGCACTTGGAGTACGGTTATACAGTGTTATTTACTTAGATGAGCTTTCTTCGTGGATTTGATTTTCTAGCTTGTTAAGACTCTTAGTTTTTCCAAATAACTCTTCAGATTTAGCATTGTAAGCATTCGCAGCCTCTTCTGCTGTAGGAAATAAACCTAAATCATAACGCTCATTTGTGGTGTATAAAACAGCTCTGTACGTATTTTTACTTACTTTTACCACTCCCCTGAAACCAGTCTTATTGTTATGTTTTTTCTGGTTTCTTCTTAATTCAGACATTGTTGCCCATTCGAGGTTTTTAACTCTGCAATCGAGGGGATTTCCATTTTTAATTCTTACAAATAACCTTTTTGACTCATCAGGTTTTTCAACAAACTTCTCTGCAATCAATTTATGGAGGTAGATTGTTACATTCTTATATCCGTCTTTAACAGGATAATTTCTTTGATAAAAAACATAGCCACTTGAGTGTAATCGTAAGTTCTTAAGGAATTCTATGGTTTTGTAGTACTCATTCTGCTCAATAAATTCGTAAGCATCTCCTGAGATTACCACGTATTTATCGGCATTCTTCAGTTTTACCTTGTAAAGCATATTTTTGTGTGTAAAAAAAGTGTTTTTTGATGATAAATGATAGTATTATAATTTATATAATAGTGCTATAAAAGCAAACTCTATTGACAAGGTAAAGGAAGAAACGAAGTCAACAGCTCATTTGCTAAAAAAGATTATTATGCATAGATAGCTTTTATGATCAGTTAACGCAAAAATAATATTATAATTTTAATTAACAATTGGAAAAATCCCATTTTTAACTCAATGGCGCTTTGTTATTTTTATTTTATAGCTATATAAAAAAAAGTTATAGACTTATTCTTTACATTAAAACAAATAGATATCTAGAAATAGATTATAAATTTAAAACTATATACAATTCGAATTAAACTACTAATCACATTATGCGCTATTTTATCATAATTTGCCTCTTTTTAAGCGTTATTTCGCTAACATCGAAAGCCCAAGACAGAATTACAGGTAAACCTTTTGCCACAAGATCTGAAGTAATTGCCCAACATGGCATGGCAGCAACCAGCCAACCTCTTGCCACTCAAGTAGCAATTGATATTCTCAAAAAGGGAGGCAATGCAATAGATGCAGCAATCGCCGCAAACGCAATGTTAGGATTAGTAGAACCAACTGGTAATGGTATTGGTGGAGACTTGTTTGCAATTGTATGGGATGCTAAAACACAAAAGCTTTACGGACTAAATGCCAGTGGTAGATCACCAAAAGCACTTACACTAGATTATTTCAAAAAAAATAACTTAGATAAAATTCCTTCTCATGGTCCTCTACCTGTTTCCACACCAGGATGCGTAGATGGGTGGTTTGAGCTACATGGGAAGTTTGGTACTAAGGAAATGACCGAAATACTACAACCGGCAATCAATTACGCAAGAGAAGGTTTTCCAGTAAGTGAACTGATCGCATTCTATATGAATAGAAGTGTGAATACACTTTCTAAATTTCCCGGCTTTAAAGAAACTTATATGCCAAATGGGAAAACTCCTGCAAAAGGTGAAGTTTTTAAAAATCCTTATTTGGCAAATACACTAGAAAAAATTGCAAAAGGTGGTAGAGATGCATTTTATAAAGGGGATATAGCTAAAACAATCGGTCAATATATAAAAGAGCAGGGAGGTTTTCTTTCTTATGAAGATTTAGCCTCACATAAGTCTGAATGGGTAGATCCAGTTTCGGTAAACTACAGAGGCTATGATGTTTGGGAACTTCCGCCAAACGGTCAAGGAATTGCAGCTTTACAAATGCTGGCTATTCTAGAAGGCTTCGATTTAAAAAGCATGGGCTATGGTACTAAAGAATATATTCATCATTTTATAGAAGCAAAAAAGCTCGCTTTTGAAGACAGAGCAAAATACTACGCCGATCCTGCTTTTAATGAAATCCCAGTTGAATGGTTAATCTCTGAAGATTATGCAGCAGAAAGAAGAAAATTAATCAACACAGAAAGAGCATCAAAAACGTTGGATGCGGGTAAACTAAGAGATGGCGATACCATATATATGACCGTTGCTGACAAAGAGGGAAATATGGTTTCTTTAATTCAAAGTAATTATAGAGGTATGGGTTCAGGTATGACGCCAACAAAACTAGGCTTTATTCTACAAGATAGAGGAGAGTTATTTACATTAGAAGAAGGGCATTTCAATACTTATGAACCGAGCAAACGACCTTTCCATACCATCATTCCTGCATTTATTACAAAAGATGGTAAACCTTTTATGAGTTTTGGTTTGATGGGAGGAGCTACTCAGCCTCAAGGACATGCTCAAATTGTTACCAACATTATCGACTTTGGAATGAATATACAAGAAGCTGGTGATGCTCCTAGAATCTTGCATTTTGGTTCTTCACAACCAACAGGTGGAATTATGAAAGATGGTGGAGTGGTTAACCTAGAGTCTGGATTCGACTATGAAACTATTAGAGAATTAGTATTAATGGGGCACGACGTATCTTTTAGTGTTGGCAATTATGGAGGCTATCAAGCAATAATGTACGATGCAGAAAACAAAGTGTATTATGGAGCATCTGAATCTAGAAAAGATGGACAAGCTGCGGGTTATTAACATTTTTTATTACTAAAAGGCTGGATTTAAATATTAGTTTCAGCTTATTTACATTCCCATTCGTTAATATTATGTGAATAAAATATTTCAGAACTGATTATCTGAACGGAATGTTAAAAGATTTAGATAGGACATTGTAATTTTGCAGTTTATCGAGAAATATGATAAGTTTATTTTAAAATAAAATTTAATCTTATGGAATTGAATATCCGTGAAGAAAAAGGATTTAAGTATCTTGATGAAGGGAAAGGAGAGACACTGATATTTTTACATGGTCTTTTTGGCGCACTTAGTAATTGGAATAAAGTGTTGGATTACTTTTCAAAAAAATACCGTGTAATCATTCCAATGTTGCCTATATATGATATGCCTCTAAAAGAAGCAGACCTTGAGGGCTTGCTCAAATTTGTAGAAGAGTTTATTGAACTGAAAAAACTAAACGACTTTGTTATTGTAGGAAACTCTTTAGGTGGTCATGTTGGTTTAATGTATACATTAAAGAATCAACACAAGGTAAATAGATTGGTTTTAACAGGTAGCTCTGGCTTATTCGAAGACACTATGGGTGGCTCATACCCTAGAAGAGGAAGCTATGAGTTTGTTAAGAAAAAAGTTGAATATACATTCTATGACCCCACTATAGCAACTAAAGAATTGATTGACGAAGTATTTGAAATTACACGTAGTATACCAACTTGCTTAAGAATGGTTTCGATTGCGAGATCTGCTCAAAAACATAATTTGGCTAAAGATCTATCAAATATTCGTATACCAACTTTACTAATTTGGGGTTTAAATGATACAATTACTCCACCAATTGTTGCTCATGAGTTCAACAAACTTATTCCAAATACCGAATTAAGGTTTATTGATAAATGTGGGCATGCTCCTATGATGGAACATCCAGAAGAGTTTAACAAATTGTTTGAAAACTTCTTGGAGAAAAATAAAGTTTTGATTTAAATTTTTATTATGGTAGCAAAAAAATACATTGACAAAAGTATTCCATACCTCAAACAAAGCGATTCAATTTCATTTGCAATTGAGATGATGGAAGAATACGGTTTGAATCAGCTACCAGTTGTTGAAAACCAGGAGTATAAAGGGTTAATTAACAAGTCTATACTTGAATCAATCCCTTTGTTGCACAATCAAAGCCTGGAAGAAATTGAGCCACTACACCCGTCAATCTTAGTTTCTGACGAGTTTCATATATATGAGATTGTAAGAATTGCTAGTGACTTAAAATTAGAAATACTTCCTGTTTTTTCTGAAGATAACATATTTAAAGGCATGATTAACATGCACGATGTATCTCAAGATTTTATAAGCAAATTTGCCGCTCAACCTATTGGGGCAATCTTTGTTTTGGAGATGAAAGCAATAGATTATTCATTAACTGAGATTAGCCGATTAGTTGAATCTAATGAGGCTAAAATTATCAGTATGTATACAGAATCTGATGATTTTGATCCAAACTTGTTAATTGTTACAATCAAAGTAAACACAACAGACCTCACGAGAGTACTGGCAACATTTGAAAGATTTGAATTTAAAATACTTGCTAAATTCCACGATCATGAGACTCAGAAATTTGAGTCATCAAGGTTAGATTTATTATTAAAATACCTTGAGATCTAAATCTCAAGGTATTTTTTTCTCCAAAACCTCAATTTTTTCCCGAAATCATCACTCTTGTAGAATTATACTTTACCTTAGCTTTGAATTTATTCAAGCAGGATAAAAAATTTATATTCAGTTTTTTTATTAGCTTTTAAGTTAAGAGTTTTACTCAGAATAAACCTTTCAAGTATATTGATTACTATCGCTGTACACAGTCGAACCCTTGAGGACGACAAATTCCGAATAATCAAAGGAATAATCGATGAAATTGCCTCATATAAGGTAAATCTTTTACTTTCAAAAACATTATCTAAGTGTTTTTCTAAAAAGAAAATTGAGCTAACTGAACATAAAGTTTTTCATAACTACTCAGATTTAGATAATACAGACTTTATATTTAGTTTGGGAGGAGATGGTACCCTACTAGAAACAATCACTTATGTAAGAGATAAAAATATCCCCATATTAGGAGTCAACATAGGTAGGTTAGGTTTTTTAGCAACACTATCGAGCAATAACATAAAACTGGCAATGGAAGCCATTCTCAATAAGTCTTATACTATTGATGAAAGAATGATGCTTTCCGTTGAAGCTGATGAAGATATTTTCAATGGAGTCAATTTTGGACTTAACGAGTTTACCATTCTAAAGAGAGATTCGTCTTCTATGATTATAGTACATACTTATTTGAATGGCGAGTATCTAAATTCTTATTGGTCTGATGGATTAATTATTTCAACTCCTACTGGTTCTACCGGTTATTCATTAAGTGTTGGTGGCCCAATTGTGTTTCCTCACTCAAACAGCTTTATCATTTCTCCTGTAAGTCCACATAATTTAAATGTAAGACCGCTTATCTTGTCAGATGATAGTGTTTTATCATTCACAATTGAAGGCAGAAGTGAAAACTTTTTGGTTTCACTAGATTCAAGATCTAAAAAAGTAAATGCAGAGGTCAAGCTAACAGTAAAGAAATGCCCATTTAATGCAAAGCTTCTTAAATTAGGTGGAGAAAATGATGGTTTTCCGAATACTCTAAGAAAAAAACTGAATTGGGGATACGACTTAAGGAATAGAATCCCTTAGAAACTGCCACTCCCAACCTGAGAATTAAAAACTGTAGGCTTGTTTGCAAGCTACTGAAGCAAGGGCTTTTAGCTTCTCAATTTTCACAATTATTTACTATTTTCGCCCTGAATTAATTCAGTAGGCTTAATTTTTTTACTAAGAGAATAATGCGAGAATTTAATAAGATTAATAATATTTGTGGCTGGCTTGTATTTCTGATTGCAGCTATAGTCTACACATTAAGTGTAGAAGAAACAGCAAGCTTCTGGGACTGCGGAGAATTTATCGCTGTATCATACAAACTAGAAGTACCTCACCCACCGGGAGCACCTCTTTTTCTACTGCTCGGACGAATGTTTTCATTTTTGGCTTTAGGAAATGTAGAACAAGTTGCCTTCTGGATAAATATGCTTTCAGTGTTGGCTTCAGCCTTTACTATATTATTCTTACACTGGACAATTGTTTTCTTTGGTAGAAAAGTTATAAAGCCTGAAAATGGTACTAGTTACGACCAAAACCAGACATTTATTTTAATGGCTGCAGGTATAATTGGTTCACTGGCTTACACTTTCTCAGATTCATTTTGGTTCTCAGCAGTTGAAGCTGAAGTATATGGACTGTCGTCTTTATTCACTGCTTTCGTAGTATGGGCGATTATGAAATGGGAATTAATTGAAGACCGCAAATTTGCCGATAAATGGCTTATTATGATTACTTACGTAATGGGGCTTTCAATTGGAGTTCACCTCTTAAACCTAGTTACAATTCCAGCATTAGGTCTAATCGTATACTACAAACGTTTTGCTAAAACTACTACTACTGGTCAACTGCTAGCTATGGCAGCTGGTGGAGCTGTAATTCTAGTAATAATGTTCTTTGTTATTCCAGGTTTACCATCGATCGCTGGTTGGTTTGAAATTATACTTGTGAACTC
It includes:
- the ggt gene encoding gamma-glutamyltransferase encodes the protein MRYFIIICLFLSVISLTSKAQDRITGKPFATRSEVIAQHGMAATSQPLATQVAIDILKKGGNAIDAAIAANAMLGLVEPTGNGIGGDLFAIVWDAKTQKLYGLNASGRSPKALTLDYFKKNNLDKIPSHGPLPVSTPGCVDGWFELHGKFGTKEMTEILQPAINYAREGFPVSELIAFYMNRSVNTLSKFPGFKETYMPNGKTPAKGEVFKNPYLANTLEKIAKGGRDAFYKGDIAKTIGQYIKEQGGFLSYEDLASHKSEWVDPVSVNYRGYDVWELPPNGQGIAALQMLAILEGFDLKSMGYGTKEYIHHFIEAKKLAFEDRAKYYADPAFNEIPVEWLISEDYAAERRKLINTERASKTLDAGKLRDGDTIYMTVADKEGNMVSLIQSNYRGMGSGMTPTKLGFILQDRGELFTLEEGHFNTYEPSKRPFHTIIPAFITKDGKPFMSFGLMGGATQPQGHAQIVTNIIDFGMNIQEAGDAPRILHFGSSQPTGGIMKDGGVVNLESGFDYETIRELVLMGHDVSFSVGNYGGYQAIMYDAENKVYYGASESRKDGQAAGY
- a CDS encoding Pathogenesis-related transcriptional factor and ERF protein — encoded protein: MLYKVKLKNADKYVVISGDAYEFIEQNEYYKTIEFLKNLRLHSSGYVFYQRNYPVKDGYKNVTIYLHKLIAEKFVEKPDESKRLFVRIKNGNPLDCRVKNLEWATMSELRRNQKKHNNKTGFRGVVKVSKNTYRAVLYTTNERYDLGLFPTAEEAANAYNAKSEELFGKTKSLNKLENQIHEESSSK
- a CDS encoding CBS domain-containing protein, with the protein product MVAKKYIDKSIPYLKQSDSISFAIEMMEEYGLNQLPVVENQEYKGLINKSILESIPLLHNQSLEEIEPLHPSILVSDEFHIYEIVRIASDLKLEILPVFSEDNIFKGMINMHDVSQDFISKFAAQPIGAIFVLEMKAIDYSLTEISRLVESNEAKIISMYTESDDFDPNLLIVTIKVNTTDLTRVLATFERFEFKILAKFHDHETQKFESSRLDLLLKYLEI
- a CDS encoding NAD kinase — translated: MITIAVHSRTLEDDKFRIIKGIIDEIASYKVNLLLSKTLSKCFSKKKIELTEHKVFHNYSDLDNTDFIFSLGGDGTLLETITYVRDKNIPILGVNIGRLGFLATLSSNNIKLAMEAILNKSYTIDERMMLSVEADEDIFNGVNFGLNEFTILKRDSSSMIIVHTYLNGEYLNSYWSDGLIISTPTGSTGYSLSVGGPIVFPHSNSFIISPVSPHNLNVRPLILSDDSVLSFTIEGRSENFLVSLDSRSKKVNAEVKLTVKKCPFNAKLLKLGGENDGFPNTLRKKLNWGYDLRNRIP
- a CDS encoding DUF4442 domain-containing protein, yielding METNKYEITLNSAQQAYVKKVSNPFAFRLWTLMQVPLGFIAGMQLTKLTPYKAESTLPFKWLNQNPFKSIYFAAQSMAAELSTAALAITAIQGYKPSVATIIVNLEAEFIKKATGKVTFTCEDGMAIFEAVNQCLATKEATSVKVKTTGRMADGTIVSTFWLTWSFKQRSK
- a CDS encoding MBL fold metallo-hydrolase — translated: MIHILDLGFLDINDAIAAFLIETKDGLVLVESGPYSTYKHLVSEVKRVGHQIEDVKHVLLTHIHFDHAGAAWALAEKGAKVYVHPIGYPHMANPEKLTQSARRIYQDDMDRLWSDMKAISEDNLVSVEDYQEINIGEKVFTAHHTPGHAIHHIAWQLDNVLFTGDVAGVKIDDGMVVPPCPPPDINIEDWQSSIERIKDLNVESLYLTHFGKVENKIKHLNELEEMLLSWASWIKPHYENGEKIEDITPNFQRFANQQLTDFGIDEEGLKKYEAANPAFMSVAGLMRYWKKKLQ
- a CDS encoding endonuclease/exonuclease/phosphatase family protein, which codes for MVSPKLNIGTFNLLNLSLPGVEYYRRRSYDQFTYSKKLSWISNQLEKMNADIIGFQEVFHEEALEELLKYSNQYAEYNLASTVQQEPNKRPFVALASKYEIVESQVYSTFPSVIHFDEGNVAIDKFSRPVLRCKIKLVEGVEIQCFVAHLKSKRPDYPENIDRKDRFHPREKAHAKVRALVRRAFEAAALRELMLTYLMNKDEPVVLIGDLNDNDLAVSTKLISGEPPHKNEKQSVKREIWDSLLYNVKDIQARMSFHDYYFTHIHNGHYEALDHILVSQEFVQENPKGIGRIEYVKVFNDHVIDETLSDECVPEWQSDHGQVVACIELKRRIFEKKIINH
- a CDS encoding alpha/beta fold hydrolase; the protein is MELNIREEKGFKYLDEGKGETLIFLHGLFGALSNWNKVLDYFSKKYRVIIPMLPIYDMPLKEADLEGLLKFVEEFIELKKLNDFVIVGNSLGGHVGLMYTLKNQHKVNRLVLTGSSGLFEDTMGGSYPRRGSYEFVKKKVEYTFYDPTIATKELIDEVFEITRSIPTCLRMVSIARSAQKHNLAKDLSNIRIPTLLIWGLNDTITPPIVAHEFNKLIPNTELRFIDKCGHAPMMEHPEEFNKLFENFLEKNKVLI